One Persicobacter psychrovividus DNA window includes the following coding sequences:
- a CDS encoding toxin-antitoxin system YwqK family antitoxin, translated as MTTFKKPLFNLILCFSIFCFAFAHKAAAQTPHNQVNKKGQKEGKWIYFYPDSTVSAVEFYKADQLDGKLTTYYPNGQLKSDELWQKGLLEGRATYFFENQQVEKMGSYLNGFYHGQWTFYHENGKKKRAGSYQFGIPEGEWCFYDHKGRPLEKGLFSEGMRQGKWQYFSKKGIVRFYAFFDQNKDTVWYKVHKDGRTTLINDK; from the coding sequence ATGACTACTTTTAAGAAACCATTGTTTAATCTGATACTATGCTTTAGTATATTTTGTTTTGCCTTCGCCCACAAGGCCGCGGCCCAAACACCTCATAATCAAGTCAATAAAAAAGGACAAAAAGAAGGAAAATGGATTTACTTCTATCCCGATTCGACGGTAAGTGCGGTTGAATTCTATAAAGCTGATCAACTCGATGGAAAACTGACCACCTATTACCCCAATGGCCAACTCAAGAGTGATGAATTATGGCAAAAAGGGCTCTTAGAAGGCCGTGCGACGTATTTTTTTGAAAATCAGCAGGTGGAAAAAATGGGCAGTTACCTCAATGGGTTTTATCATGGGCAATGGACGTTTTATCATGAAAATGGGAAGAAGAAAAGGGCTGGAAGCTATCAGTTTGGAATTCCAGAAGGAGAATGGTGCTTTTATGACCACAAAGGGCGACCACTGGAAAAAGGATTATTTTCAGAAGGCATGCGGCAGGGAAAATGGCAGTACTTCAGCAAAAAAGGTATAGTAAGATTTTATGCTTTTTTTGACCAAAACAAAGATACAGTATGGTATAAAGTGCATAAAGATGGAAGAACAACGCTAATTAATGATAAGTAA